From one Eucalyptus grandis isolate ANBG69807.140 chromosome 9, ASM1654582v1, whole genome shotgun sequence genomic stretch:
- the LOC104418167 gene encoding monooxygenase 2: METQVEHGLSICIVTLDNGTIIKSKVVIGCDGIHSIVARWLGLRPPVYSGRSAVRGLSVFPKGHGFDHSHAIQQFLDVGKRAAFFTLNDKEVYWYFGAMCPPKGVEKEADPEMTQREVMEDLAKDFPPVYLDIVKHSDLSSLTWAPLMFRYPWDILFGNLARSNVTVAGDAMHPMTPELGQGGCLALEDAVVLGRHLGDSFSKHGKLVSQCVGVAIGRYAKERRLRAATLVTASYLSGWLQQDGSSRLMRFLRYVLYGFLLARVVNGITDYDCGKLPSVSSLPSCDSESSI, from the exons ATGGAAACCCAAGTAGAACACGGTTTGTCCATTTGTATTGTCACACTCGATAATGGGACCATCATAAAGTCTAAG GTTGTTATAGGATGCGATGGTATACATTCTATTGTGGCCCGTTGGCTTGGACTTCGCCCGCCAGTCTATTCAGGCCGATCGGCAGTGCGTGGGCTGTCCGTATTCCCAAAGGGTCACGGTTTTGACCACAGCCACGCAATTCAACAATTTTTGGATGTGGGTAAGAGGGCAGCTTTTTTTACTCTCAATGATAAGGAAGTCTACTGGTATTTTGGGGCGATGTGTCCTCCTAAAG GTGTGGAAAAAGAAGCAGATCCAGAAATGACACAAAGGGAGGTGATGGAAGATCTGGCAAAGGACTTCCCACCTGTGTACCTCGATATCGTCAAGCACTCCGATCTTTCGAGTTTGACATGGGCCCCGCTGATGTTCCGATATCCTTGGGACATCCTATTCGGAAACCTAGCCCGATCAAACGTCACGGTGGCTGGAGACGCTATGCACCCGATGACTCCCGAATTGGGCCAGGGTGGATGTTTGGCACTCGAGGATGCGGTGGTATTGGGGAGGCACCTTGGGGACTCATTTTCCAAGCACGGCAAACTGGTGAGCCAATGTGTCGGAGTTGCTATAGGGAGGTATGCAAAGGAGAGGAGATTAAGGGCGGCGACACTGGTAACAGCATCGTACTTGTCGGGATGGTTGCAACAAGATGGTTCTAGTCGATTAATGAGGTTCCTAAGATATGTATTATATGGGTTTCTCTTGGCTAGAGTAGTGAATGGCATTACAGACTATGATTGTGGGAAGCTTCCTAGTGTCTCCTCATTGCCTTCATGTGATTCCGAAAGCTCCATCTAG